A region of Cellulophaga sp. RHA19 DNA encodes the following proteins:
- a CDS encoding M16 family metallopeptidase has product MRKLQSFLAAVTVLLVISCKEKTEKTSEEIAKTEFKVDYDKFTLDNGLQVIFHIDRSDPVVAVALTSHVGSAREKVGRTGFAHLFEHLLFLESENLGKGGLDKMSARIGGSGANGSTSRDRTNYFQTVPKDALEKMIWAEADKLGYFINTVTEPVLAKEKEVVKNEKRQRVDNNPYGHVNYVQTKALYPEGHPYSWTVIGSLEDLQNATLQDVKDFYNKWYVPNNVTLTIAGDFDKNQAKEWVKKYFDEIKKGDDIPALEKQPVALPETKKLYYEDNFARLPQLSITWPSVPEFHKDAYALDVLSSYLAYGKKAPLYKVLVEDKKLTDRVRMYNYSSELAGELTLSVTAFDTTELTSVNNAVQEAFTKFEKDGISDADINRIKAGQETDFYNSLSSVLGKGFQLAQYEIFAGDPGYVSEDVKNILAVTKEDVMRVYNTYVKGKNFVAVSAVPKGQSSLVLEGSIKAEVVEEKIVEGKESTFDPSIAATYQKTPSSFDRSIEPPYGDSPDVKVPDVYKEELSSGIKVFGIENNEVPLVEFNFIINGGMLLEDKNKIGVSNLLASMLTKGTKNKTPEELENAIETLGATIVASASNQYIIISGNCLAKNYTKVMDLVNEIILEPRWDPKEFNLLKQSTISQLQRAQANPNSIARNEFYKVLYGADNILANNNAGTTTSVKTITLDDLKEYYNANVSPTVANFHIVGDITAANATASLETLNSKWEQKNVTVPTVIAAKTPEKSKVYFYNVPDAKQSILLFGTPAIAATDKDFYPAQVMNYRLGGGSFASQLTQELREGKGYTYGVGSSFSGGKTSGLFTVSSGVRTNVTYEASQLVKDIMKNYSKGYNQNDLEVSKGYMVKSNARAFETMGSKLNMLENISMYNYPVDYAKQREQGVKNMSVEDVKALADEYVNPDKMIYLIVGDAKTQLNKLNKLGYGEPELLNPDVILKD; this is encoded by the coding sequence ATGAGAAAATTACAATCTTTTTTGGCAGCAGTAACTGTGTTGCTTGTAATCTCTTGTAAGGAGAAAACAGAAAAAACATCAGAAGAAATAGCAAAAACAGAATTTAAAGTAGATTATGATAAATTTACATTGGATAATGGCTTGCAAGTTATTTTTCATATAGATAGGTCAGATCCTGTTGTGGCAGTAGCATTAACTAGTCACGTTGGTTCTGCTCGTGAAAAAGTAGGCAGAACAGGTTTTGCTCATTTATTTGAGCACTTATTGTTTTTAGAATCTGAAAATCTGGGTAAAGGTGGTTTAGACAAAATGAGTGCGCGTATTGGCGGTTCTGGTGCAAACGGATCTACAAGTAGAGACCGTACCAATTATTTTCAGACAGTGCCTAAAGATGCCTTAGAAAAAATGATTTGGGCAGAGGCAGACAAGCTTGGGTATTTTATAAATACAGTTACAGAACCTGTTTTAGCCAAAGAAAAAGAGGTTGTAAAAAATGAGAAAAGACAACGAGTAGATAACAATCCTTACGGACACGTAAACTATGTGCAAACAAAAGCATTATATCCAGAAGGTCACCCATATAGCTGGACAGTTATTGGGTCTTTAGAAGATTTGCAAAATGCAACTTTACAAGATGTAAAAGATTTTTACAATAAGTGGTATGTTCCTAATAATGTTACATTAACAATTGCTGGTGATTTTGATAAAAACCAAGCAAAAGAATGGGTTAAAAAGTATTTTGATGAAATTAAAAAAGGTGATGATATACCAGCTTTAGAGAAGCAGCCTGTTGCTTTACCAGAAACTAAAAAGTTATACTATGAAGATAACTTTGCACGTTTACCACAACTATCTATAACGTGGCCATCTGTACCAGAGTTTCATAAAGATGCGTATGCATTAGATGTATTATCATCATACCTAGCATATGGTAAAAAAGCACCTTTATATAAGGTTTTGGTAGAAGATAAAAAGCTAACAGATCGTGTGCGTATGTATAATTACTCATCAGAGCTTGCAGGTGAATTAACATTATCTGTTACTGCTTTTGATACTACAGAGCTTACAAGTGTAAATAATGCTGTACAAGAAGCTTTTACTAAGTTTGAAAAAGATGGTATTTCTGATGCAGATATTAACAGAATAAAAGCAGGTCAAGAAACAGATTTTTACAATTCACTTTCTAGTGTATTGGGTAAAGGATTTCAGTTGGCACAATATGAGATTTTTGCTGGTGATCCTGGTTATGTTAGTGAAGATGTAAAAAATATATTAGCAGTAACTAAAGAAGATGTTATGCGTGTGTACAACACGTATGTAAAAGGAAAGAATTTTGTTGCGGTAAGTGCTGTGCCAAAAGGTCAATCTTCTTTGGTTTTAGAAGGATCTATAAAAGCTGAGGTTGTAGAAGAGAAAATTGTTGAAGGTAAAGAAAGTACTTTTGATCCTAGTATTGCTGCTACTTACCAAAAAACACCTTCTAGTTTTGACCGTAGTATAGAGCCTCCTTACGGAGATAGCCCAGATGTAAAAGTACCAGACGTTTATAAAGAGGAGCTTTCATCTGGAATTAAGGTATTTGGTATAGAGAATAATGAAGTGCCACTAGTAGAATTTAATTTTATAATTAATGGTGGTATGTTACTAGAAGATAAAAATAAAATAGGTGTTTCTAATTTGCTAGCATCTATGTTAACCAAAGGGACAAAAAATAAAACGCCAGAAGAATTAGAGAATGCTATAGAAACTTTAGGAGCAACAATTGTTGCATCTGCAAGCAACCAGTATATTATAATTTCTGGCAATTGTTTAGCTAAAAACTATACAAAAGTAATGGATTTGGTTAATGAAATTATTTTGGAACCACGTTGGGATCCTAAAGAGTTTAATTTGCTTAAACAAAGTACTATTAGTCAATTGCAAAGAGCGCAAGCTAACCCTAATAGTATTGCTAGAAACGAATTTTATAAAGTACTTTATGGTGCAGACAATATTTTAGCAAATAATAATGCAGGTACAACAACATCTGTAAAGACAATAACTTTAGATGATTTAAAAGAATACTACAATGCTAATGTATCGCCAACTGTTGCTAATTTTCATATAGTAGGAGATATTACTGCAGCAAACGCTACAGCATCTTTAGAGACTTTAAATAGTAAATGGGAACAAAAAAATGTAACTGTACCAACAGTAATTGCAGCTAAAACTCCAGAAAAATCTAAAGTGTATTTTTATAATGTACCAGATGCTAAACAATCTATATTGTTATTTGGGACACCAGCAATTGCTGCCACAGATAAAGATTTTTATCCTGCGCAGGTAATGAACTATAGACTAGGTGGGGGCAGTTTTGCATCGCAATTAACACAAGAACTTAGAGAAGGTAAAGGATATACTTATGGGGTAGGCTCTAGCTTTAGTGGTGGTAAAACATCTGGTTTATTTACAGTATCTAGTGGTGTACGTACCAATGTAACTTATGAGGCTTCTCAGTTGGTTAAAGATATTATGAAAAATTATAGTAAAGGCTATAACCAAAACGATTTGGAGGTATCTAAAGGCTATATGGTAAAAAGTAATGCAAGAGCTTTTGAAACTATGGGGTCTAAATTAAATATGCTAGAGAATATTAGTATGTATAATTATCCTGTAGATTATGCTAAGCAAAGAGAGCAAGGAGTAAAAAATATGTCTGTAGAAGATGTTAAAGCATTAGCAGATGAATATGTTAATCCAGATAAAATGATTTACTTAATTGTGGGTGATGCTAAAACGCAGCTTAATAAACTTAATAAGTTAGGGTACGGTGAGCCAGAATTATTAAATCCTGATGTGATATTAAAAGACTAA
- a CDS encoding YdeI/OmpD-associated family protein — METKPELYFKNTTEWREWLHNNHKTSSGIYIILYKVSHAKESMLWEDAVKVALCFGWIDSTVKNLGDGKRRQYFCKRKAKSVWSKLNKTHIKNLIAADLMHQSGLDSIKIGKQNGSWTALDDVENGVIPKNLQEAFNENPNAFRNYNSFAPSYKKHYLYWLNQAKREETKQKRIAEIIKLCDANIKSRNTW; from the coding sequence ATGGAAACAAAACCAGAACTCTATTTTAAAAACACTACCGAATGGCGAGAGTGGTTGCATAACAACCACAAAACTAGTTCTGGAATTTATATAATACTATACAAAGTAAGTCACGCTAAAGAAAGTATGCTTTGGGAAGATGCGGTTAAGGTTGCACTTTGTTTTGGTTGGATAGATAGTACCGTTAAAAATTTAGGTGACGGAAAAAGAAGGCAATATTTTTGCAAACGAAAAGCAAAAAGCGTTTGGAGTAAATTAAATAAAACACATATAAAAAATCTAATTGCTGCTGATTTAATGCACCAAAGTGGATTAGATAGTATTAAAATTGGTAAGCAAAATGGTTCTTGGACAGCTTTAGATGATGTAGAAAACGGAGTTATACCTAAAAACTTACAAGAAGCTTTTAATGAAAACCCCAATGCTTTTAGAAACTACAATAGTTTTGCTCCATCCTATAAAAAACATTATCTATACTGGTTAAACCAAGCCAAAAGAGAGGAAACAAAGCAAAAAAGAATCGCAGAGATTATAAAACTCTGCGATGCCAATATAAAATCTAGGAATACGTGGTAG
- a CDS encoding magnesium chelatase, producing the protein MKIDTIKTLGDLKKAGYQSKSIKDELRDNLIEKIKNKETTFTGVHGYQNTVIPELERAILSRHNINLLGLRGQAKTRLARLMLNLLDEYIPVVKGSEINDDPLQPISRYAVELIKEEGDSTPITWLHRSERFAEKLATPDVTVADIIGDVDPIKAANLKLSYADDRVIHYGMIPRANRCIFVINELPDLQARIQVALFNILQEGDIQIRGFKLRLPLDMQFVFTANPEDYTNRGSIVTPLKDRIGSQILTHYPEDIETAKVITAQEAKLDERQSNAVMVPELAKDLLEQIVFEARKSEYIDAKSGVSARLSITAFENLLSTAELRALKNGDTKTTVRLSDFIGIIPAITGKVELVYEGEQEGAASVAYNLIGDAVQTLFVDYFPKIEKLKKQEDDSPYDDVVSWFFNNEAGFELLDDLSDKQYKNMLDAVSPLDDLLGAHQPKLKKEESYFVKEFILWGLVQFKQLSKYRFTEGIQFKDPYSNYISGL; encoded by the coding sequence ATGAAAATAGATACAATAAAAACACTAGGCGATTTAAAAAAAGCTGGTTACCAAAGTAAGTCTATAAAGGATGAGCTAAGAGATAATTTAATAGAAAAAATTAAAAATAAAGAAACCACATTTACAGGTGTTCACGGGTATCAAAATACTGTAATACCAGAATTAGAGCGTGCTATACTATCTAGACACAACATAAACTTATTAGGTTTACGCGGACAAGCAAAAACACGTTTGGCTAGACTAATGCTTAATTTATTAGATGAATATATACCAGTGGTAAAAGGATCTGAAATTAATGATGATCCTTTACAGCCAATTTCTAGATACGCTGTAGAACTTATTAAAGAAGAAGGAGATAGTACACCTATTACTTGGCTGCACAGAAGCGAGCGTTTTGCAGAAAAGTTGGCTACACCAGATGTTACTGTAGCAGATATTATTGGAGATGTAGATCCTATAAAAGCAGCAAACTTAAAGTTGAGTTATGCAGATGATAGAGTAATACATTACGGAATGATACCACGTGCTAACCGTTGTATTTTTGTTATTAATGAGCTGCCAGATTTACAAGCAAGAATTCAGGTTGCATTGTTTAATATATTGCAAGAAGGCGATATACAAATTAGAGGATTTAAATTACGTTTGCCTTTAGATATGCAATTTGTTTTTACAGCAAATCCAGAAGATTATACCAACCGTGGTAGTATTGTTACGCCTTTAAAAGATAGAATAGGGTCACAGATTTTAACTCATTACCCAGAAGATATAGAAACTGCTAAAGTAATAACAGCGCAAGAGGCTAAGTTAGACGAAAGGCAGTCTAATGCTGTAATGGTTCCAGAGCTAGCAAAAGACCTATTAGAACAAATTGTTTTTGAAGCACGTAAAAGCGAATATATAGATGCTAAAAGTGGTGTAAGTGCTAGACTAAGTATTACTGCTTTTGAAAACTTATTAAGTACAGCAGAACTTAGAGCATTAAAAAACGGAGACACTAAAACTACGGTTAGACTTAGTGATTTTATAGGTATTATACCTGCAATTACGGGTAAAGTAGAGTTAGTTTATGAAGGAGAACAGGAAGGTGCAGCAAGCGTAGCTTATAATCTAATTGGTGATGCGGTACAAACGTTGTTTGTAGATTATTTTCCTAAAATTGAAAAACTTAAAAAACAAGAAGACGATAGTCCTTATGACGATGTAGTTTCTTGGTTTTTTAATAATGAAGCCGGATTTGAACTTCTTGATGATTTAAGTGATAAACAATACAAGAATATGTTAGATGCTGTTTCTCCTTTAGATGATTTGTTAGGAGCACATCAACCAAAATTAAAAAAAGAAGAAAGCTATTTTGTAAAAGAGTTTATACTTTGGGGCTTAGTACAGTTTAAGCAATTAAGTAAATACAGATTTACAGAAGGTATACAGTTTAAAGATCCGTATAGTAATTATATAAGCGGATTGTAA
- a CDS encoding vWA domain-containing protein, which produces MKNDKINRKGFVFKQYKAPSQTPFEKLFEIFKELITHTSGDFDEAIDWLRELDKEYKLTTEDYTIDDFIEDLKAKGYIREEIKPDGSNGTAITAKTERAIRQAALDQIFGKIKRNGSGNHKSKGVGAGDEHTGDFRNYQFGDALDKVSMTESLRNAQVNNGIGDFRLTEDDLVVEETMHKSQMSTVLMIDISHSMILYGEDRITPAKKVAMALAELITTRYPKDTLDILVFGNDAWPIKIADLPYLQVGPYHTNTVAGLQLAMDLLRRKRNTNKQIFMITDGKPSCLQMPDGTYYKNSVGLDENIINKCYGMAQQARKLHIPITTFMIAQDPYLMQFVREFTHANQGKAFYTGLKGLGEMIFEDYETNRKKRIKG; this is translated from the coding sequence ATGAAGAATGATAAAATAAACAGAAAAGGTTTTGTGTTTAAGCAATACAAAGCCCCTTCACAAACTCCGTTTGAAAAGCTTTTTGAGATTTTTAAAGAGTTAATTACACATACATCTGGAGATTTTGATGAAGCTATAGATTGGTTGCGGGAGTTGGATAAAGAATATAAACTTACTACAGAAGACTATACTATTGATGATTTTATAGAAGACCTAAAGGCTAAAGGCTATATTAGAGAAGAAATAAAACCAGATGGTAGCAATGGTACTGCTATTACGGCTAAAACAGAAAGAGCTATTAGACAAGCCGCATTAGACCAAATTTTTGGTAAAATAAAACGTAACGGTTCTGGTAACCATAAAAGCAAAGGTGTTGGAGCAGGTGATGAGCATACTGGCGATTTTAGAAATTACCAATTTGGAGATGCTTTAGATAAAGTGTCTATGACAGAAAGTCTCCGTAATGCACAAGTAAATAACGGTATTGGTGATTTTAGGTTAACGGAAGATGATTTGGTGGTTGAAGAAACTATGCATAAGTCGCAGATGAGTACTGTACTTATGATAGATATTAGCCATAGTATGATTCTTTATGGAGAAGACCGTATTACTCCTGCTAAAAAAGTTGCAATGGCCTTGGCAGAATTAATCACCACACGTTACCCGAAAGATACGTTAGATATTCTTGTTTTTGGTAATGATGCTTGGCCTATTAAAATTGCAGACTTACCGTATTTACAAGTTGGTCCTTACCATACTAATACTGTTGCTGGTTTGCAATTGGCAATGGATTTACTCCGTAGAAAGCGTAATACCAACAAGCAAATTTTTATGATTACAGATGGTAAACCAAGTTGTTTACAAATGCCAGATGGTACGTATTATAAAAATAGTGTTGGTTTAGACGAGAACATTATAAATAAATGCTACGGTATGGCACAACAAGCAAGAAAGCTACACATACCTATAACTACATTTATGATTGCGCAAGACCCATATTTAATGCAATTTGTAAGGGAGTTCACACACGCAAACCAAGGAAAAGCATTTTATACAGGTTTAAAAGGACTTGGAGAAATGATTTTTGAAGATTACGAAACCAATAGAAAAAAACGAATTAAAGGATAA
- a CDS encoding PepSY-associated TM helix domain-containing protein, which yields MKIKINKLAKSTRLYRNLHKTVAIILVAFILIISVTGALLAWKSELYLKPSTYKITAKNNTLVPLKTIEENAIAYIDSLQLSTIIDRIDYRPKKGIAKVRFDEHFTELQINCYTGKVVSVKQRTDTIIEKIHDGSIIDYFIKNDASIFKLLYSTILALGLIFISVSGIILWINPKKIKKIKTTNNQ from the coding sequence TTGAAAATTAAGATTAACAAACTCGCAAAAAGCACTCGTTTATACAGAAATCTACATAAAACAGTAGCAATAATTTTGGTTGCTTTTATATTAATTATAAGCGTTACAGGAGCTTTGCTTGCCTGGAAAAGCGAACTTTACTTAAAACCTTCTACCTACAAAATAACTGCAAAAAACAATACTCTTGTTCCTTTAAAAACTATAGAAGAAAATGCCATAGCGTATATAGATTCTTTACAATTATCTACAATAATAGACCGTATAGATTACAGACCTAAAAAAGGTATAGCTAAAGTTAGGTTTGATGAGCATTTTACAGAGTTACAAATTAACTGCTACACTGGCAAAGTTGTATCTGTAAAACAACGTACAGATACTATTATTGAAAAAATACATGATGGATCTATTATAGATTATTTTATAAAAAATGATGCTTCAATATTTAAACTTTTATATTCTACTATACTTGCTTTAGGACTCATATTTATTAGTGTAAGTGGTATTATACTATGGATAAACCCTAAGAAGATAAAAAAAATAAAGACCACTAATAATCAATAA
- a CDS encoding WD40/YVTN/BNR-like repeat-containing protein, which produces MKKLHSLLFFFTVLCLSAQDFKMDYVQDLKPRNIGPGGMSGRVTAIDAVHSNPDVIYAGTASGGLWKSTSGGIKWDPIFDKEVTASVGAVAIQQSNPSVIWVGTGEGNPRNSLNGGYGIYKSLDGGKNWLPMGLEKTRHIHRIVIDPTNPNIVYAGAIGSPWGEHPERGVFKTTDGGVTWKKILFTNNKSGVADLVMDPTNPNKLIAAMWEHKRDPWFFKSGGVGSGLYMTHDGGENWKKITEEDGLPKGNLGRIGVAIARNKTNVVYALVEAKKNALYKSTDGGFKWKKINDKSDIGNRPFYYSEIYVDPQNENRIYSVFTYINVSEDGGKNFSQLMPAYGADNGVHPDHHAWWIHPENGQFMMDGNDGGLNITKDGGKSWRFIGNLPVAQFYHINVDNEFPYNVYGGMQDNGSWRGPAFVWKAQGIRNSYWQEISFGDGFDVVPDLDDSQFGYTMSQQGNVSRYDWKTGNNYSVRPTPPDAETKLRFNWNSAIGQDPFNNATAYFGSQFVHKTTDKGLTWTIISPDLTTNDPEKQKQSESGGLTMDATGAENHCTILVIEPSPVEKDMLWVGTDDGRVHVTQNGGTNWTDVTKNIKGLPKGSWIPQIKASNKNKGEALLVANDYRRFNYAPYVYKTVNYGKTWTRIVDEGDVKSYALSIVEDPETPNLLFLGTDDGLYISFDAGSKWQKWTEGFPTVSTKDLIIHPRENDLVIGTFGRAAWVLDDIRPLRAIAKDKTVLTKDVALFTPPVAYQAAYQQPTGSRFGADALFNGENKKGGAMLTYFYKKKEKVEKPKDENKKEEKENTPTKKDGVASKDSLQFQFFNGEELIRTIKIKAPKKTGLHRYYWNMSEKGSERPSRSIRKSKREPSGQRVKPGTYKVQLTYGSTTDETMLTVKSDPRLNVSKANIDEIYNASKTLASYTQTAADAVKQLVESKNTATKYKSDLSKLDKEKYKEEIKASATIIKDIDAVIALYIGKVDKRQGITRNPEITVMQRIGAANGYVRSRKTGLTSTENNLIQFAKKELETALEKTNTFFSEKWNPYKTKISSLETNSFKEIKTFTIN; this is translated from the coding sequence ATGAAAAAACTACACTCACTTTTATTCTTTTTTACTGTTTTGTGCTTGTCTGCGCAAGACTTTAAAATGGATTATGTACAAGACTTAAAGCCCAGAAACATTGGCCCCGGAGGTATGAGCGGCCGTGTAACTGCTATAGATGCTGTACATAGTAATCCTGATGTTATTTATGCAGGTACAGCCTCTGGTGGATTATGGAAATCTACCTCTGGAGGTATAAAATGGGACCCTATTTTTGATAAAGAAGTTACAGCTTCTGTTGGTGCTGTTGCCATACAACAAAGCAACCCCTCTGTAATTTGGGTAGGTACAGGAGAAGGTAACCCTAGAAATAGTTTAAATGGTGGTTATGGCATTTACAAGTCTTTAGATGGCGGTAAAAACTGGTTACCAATGGGCTTAGAAAAAACCAGACATATACACAGAATTGTAATAGACCCAACAAACCCAAACATTGTTTATGCTGGTGCAATTGGTTCTCCTTGGGGAGAGCACCCAGAACGTGGTGTTTTTAAAACAACAGATGGTGGTGTTACCTGGAAAAAAATACTCTTTACCAATAACAAATCTGGTGTTGCAGATTTGGTAATGGACCCTACAAACCCAAACAAGCTAATTGCTGCAATGTGGGAGCACAAAAGAGACCCTTGGTTTTTTAAATCTGGTGGTGTTGGTAGTGGCTTATATATGACGCACGATGGTGGAGAAAACTGGAAAAAAATTACTGAAGAAGATGGTTTACCTAAAGGAAATTTAGGCCGTATTGGTGTTGCAATTGCGCGCAACAAAACTAATGTTGTTTATGCTTTAGTTGAAGCTAAAAAAAATGCATTATACAAATCTACCGACGGTGGCTTTAAATGGAAAAAAATTAATGATAAATCTGATATAGGAAATAGACCTTTTTATTACTCAGAAATTTATGTAGATCCACAAAACGAAAATAGAATTTATTCTGTTTTTACTTATATAAATGTATCTGAAGATGGTGGTAAAAACTTTAGCCAATTAATGCCTGCTTATGGTGCAGATAATGGCGTACACCCAGATCATCACGCCTGGTGGATACACCCAGAAAACGGACAGTTTATGATGGACGGTAATGATGGTGGACTAAATATTACCAAAGACGGTGGTAAATCTTGGCGTTTTATTGGTAACCTACCTGTAGCGCAGTTTTACCATATTAATGTAGATAACGAGTTCCCATACAACGTTTATGGAGGTATGCAAGATAATGGCTCTTGGCGTGGACCTGCTTTTGTTTGGAAAGCACAAGGTATACGTAACAGCTACTGGCAAGAAATTTCTTTTGGTGATGGTTTTGATGTTGTACCAGATTTAGATGATTCGCAATTTGGTTATACAATGAGTCAGCAAGGAAATGTATCCAGATATGATTGGAAAACAGGGAACAATTACTCTGTAAGACCAACACCACCAGACGCAGAAACAAAATTGCGTTTTAATTGGAACTCTGCTATTGGTCAAGATCCTTTTAACAATGCTACAGCATATTTTGGTAGTCAGTTTGTACACAAAACAACAGACAAGGGGTTAACGTGGACAATTATTTCTCCGGATTTAACCACTAATGATCCAGAAAAACAAAAACAAAGCGAAAGTGGCGGATTAACTATGGATGCTACCGGAGCAGAAAACCACTGTACTATTTTAGTAATAGAACCTTCTCCTGTAGAAAAAGATATGTTGTGGGTTGGTACAGATGATGGCCGTGTACACGTAACACAGAATGGCGGTACCAACTGGACAGATGTGACCAAAAATATAAAAGGTCTACCAAAAGGTAGCTGGATACCACAAATTAAAGCATCTAACAAAAATAAAGGAGAAGCTTTATTAGTTGCTAACGATTATCGTAGGTTTAACTACGCACCTTACGTTTACAAAACTGTTAATTATGGTAAAACGTGGACTAGAATTGTAGATGAGGGCGATGTTAAAAGTTATGCTTTATCTATTGTAGAAGATCCAGAAACACCAAACTTATTATTTTTAGGTACAGATGATGGTTTGTATATATCTTTTGATGCTGGTAGTAAATGGCAAAAATGGACAGAAGGTTTCCCTACTGTATCTACAAAAGATTTAATAATACACCCTAGAGAAAACGACCTTGTAATTGGTACTTTTGGTAGAGCTGCTTGGGTTTTAGATGATATTAGACCACTACGTGCTATAGCAAAAGACAAAACTGTACTAACTAAAGATGTTGCTTTATTTACACCTCCTGTTGCCTACCAAGCAGCTTACCAACAACCTACAGGTAGTAGATTTGGTGCAGATGCATTATTTAATGGTGAAAACAAAAAAGGTGGTGCTATGCTAACGTACTTCTATAAAAAGAAAGAAAAAGTAGAAAAGCCTAAAGATGAAAACAAAAAGGAAGAAAAAGAAAATACTCCTACAAAAAAAGATGGTGTAGCTTCTAAAGATTCTTTACAATTTCAGTTTTTTAATGGTGAAGAATTAATACGTACTATTAAAATTAAAGCTCCTAAAAAAACAGGATTACACCGTTACTACTGGAATATGTCTGAAAAAGGTTCAGAAAGACCATCACGTAGCATACGTAAATCTAAAAGAGAACCAAGCGGACAAAGAGTTAAACCTGGTACTTATAAAGTACAGTTAACCTACGGCTCAACCACAGATGAAACAATGCTAACTGTAAAGTCAGACCCAAGGTTAAATGTATCTAAAGCTAATATTGATGAAATATACAATGCTAGCAAAACATTAGCAAGTTATACCCAAACTGCTGCAGACGCTGTTAAACAACTTGTAGAAAGTAAAAATACTGCCACAAAGTACAAGTCAGATTTATCAAAACTAGACAAAGAAAAATACAAAGAAGAAATTAAAGCTTCTGCAACTATTATAAAAGATATAGATGCCGTTATTGCTCTTTATATAGGTAAAGTAGATAAAAGACAAGGAATTACAAGAAACCCAGAAATTACAGTTATGCAAAGAATTGGGGCTGCAAACGGTTATGTACGTAGCAGAAAAACAGGTTTAACTAGCACAGAAAACAACCTAATACAATTTGCTAAAAAAGAGTTAGAAACGGCTTTAGAAAAAACAAATACCTTTTTCTCAGAAAAATGGAATCCGTACAAAACAAAAATTAGCAGTTTAGAAACCAATTCTTTTAAAGAAATAAAAACCTTTACAATTAATTAA
- a CDS encoding YceI family protein, translating into MKKIKLVCVSLLAVAAFSCKNANKENSHNSEDHKNADHSHTEAEAQYTLVADSTKASFTAYKTTDKIGVGGTFKTVNIKKSNTGSTPLEALNGTEFSIPVSSLFTNDGTGTRDPKIIEFFFGVMKNTELISGVLKVEDDKASLDVTLNGETANIPLETEKLSDNKFTFTGVMNLENWNALDAVASINKACEALHTGADGVSKTWSDVQIKGEVLLAKK; encoded by the coding sequence ATGAAAAAGATAAAATTAGTATGTGTAAGCTTATTAGCTGTAGCAGCTTTTAGTTGTAAAAATGCAAACAAAGAAAACTCTCATAACTCTGAAGATCATAAAAACGCAGATCATAGTCACACAGAGGCAGAGGCTCAATATACTTTAGTTGCAGACTCTACAAAAGCTAGTTTTACAGCATATAAAACTACAGATAAAATTGGTGTTGGCGGTACATTTAAAACGGTTAACATTAAAAAATCTAACACAGGATCTACTCCTTTAGAAGCTTTAAACGGTACAGAGTTTAGCATTCCTGTAAGTAGTTTATTTACAAATGATGGCACTGGAACAAGAGACCCAAAAATTATAGAATTCTTTTTTGGAGTGATGAAAAACACAGAATTAATTTCTGGAGTTTTAAAAGTTGAAGATGATAAAGCTTCATTAGATGTTACTTTAAACGGAGAAACAGCAAACATTCCATTAGAGACTGAAAAATTATCTGATAATAAATTTACATTTACAGGTGTAATGAATTTAGAAAACTGGAATGCTTTAGACGCAGTTGCATCTATAAACAAAGCTTGTGAGGCTTTACATACTGGTGCAGATGGTGTTAGTAAAACTTGGAGCGATGTACAGATAAAAGGCGAAGTACTTTTAGCTAAGAAGTAA